One part of the Vicia villosa cultivar HV-30 ecotype Madison, WI linkage group LG6, Vvil1.0, whole genome shotgun sequence genome encodes these proteins:
- the LOC131611047 gene encoding uncharacterized protein LOC131611047 → MTQVFGGEIRCSEVEGARLEGGAVWSPAVIFGSEDTTLLVASSAVLGAQWQWLLLLLAAVRFSSSAEDSFEWLSNLSGLFTVASTACLTAARKSSAWQPQVLRRLKIMWNLSLPFRIQIFVWRFFTSRIPTIDALIYRGVENISCPSCVFCGNEPKSLYHTFFSCNVSLKVWEKIYGWLGEDVLFSFEEFLEFDAIQEKMKGVAVKVKINSIWMALIWSVWIMRNSIVFDQASLCFFHGVG, encoded by the exons ATGACGCAAGTTTTTGGAGGCGAGATACGTTGTTCCGAAGTTGAAGGTGCAAG GTTGGAAGGCGGTGCTGTTTGGAGTCCGGCTGTCATCTTTGGATCGGAGGACACGACACTTTTAGTCGCATCCAGTGCTGTGCTCGGTGCACAGTGGCAGTGGCTCCTCTTGCTGCTGGCTGCTGTTCGGTTTAGCAGTAGTGCTGAGGACAGTTTCGAGTGGCTTTCGAATCTATCCGGGCTGTTTACGGTGGCCTCAACAGCGTGTTTGACTGCTGCCCGGAAAAGTAGCGCTTGGCAGCCCCAAGTGTTAAGAAGGCTGAAAATTATGTGGAATTTGTCGCTCCCGTTTAGGATTCAAATCTTCGTGTGGAGATTCTTTACATCAAGGATCCCTACTATTGATGCTTTGATCTATAGAGGAGTGGAAAATATCTCTTGTCCGTCGTGTGTTTTTTGTGGGAACGAACCGAAGTCGTTGTATCATACTTTCTTTTCTTGCAATGTTTCCTTGAAGGTGTGGGAGAAGATCTATGGGTGGTTAGGGGAAGATGTTCTTttttcctttgaagagttcttagAGTTTGACGCTATCCAGGAGAAGATGAAGGGGGTTGCCGTTAAGGTGAAGATTAATTCGATTTGGATGGCTTTGATTTGGAGCGTTTGGATTATGCGTAATTCCATTGTTTTCGATCAAGCATCCTTATGTTTTTTTCATGGAGTTGGCTAG
- the LOC131611048 gene encoding uncharacterized protein LOC131611048, which translates to MAEKLEKPFLDDEIKEAVWSCVGDKCPGPDAEGLSGLVRKSIEIGEFESFCIKSSCWVDILQFADDTLLMGEGTWKHVKAIKGVLRAFEIVSGLGINYHKRKLIGINTKNSFMEAATLFLSCKVEESNFYFLGIPIGFDPRKESTWKPLVLKLKKRLGSWKNRFLNLGGIVTLLKFILTSLTIFTMSFYKMPLKVVKEVNRIQKNFLWGGMEERRKIH; encoded by the exons ATGGCGGAAAAACTCGAAAAACCTTTTCTTGATGATGAAATAAAGGAAGCGGTGTGGAGTTGTGTGGGTGACAAATGTCCGGGACCGGATG CAGAAGGCCTATCGGGGTTGGTGAGGAAATCTATAGAAATTGGGGAATTTGAGAGTTTTTGCATAAAGAGCTCTTGTTGGGTggacattcttcaatttgcggacgacacttTATTGATGGGGGAAGGGACGTGGAAGCATGTCAAGGCCATTAAAGGGGTGCTAAGAGCGTTTGAGATTGTGTCGGGTCTTGGTATTAACTAtcataaaagaaaattaattggTATTAATACTAAGAATTCTTTTATGGAAGCCGCAACTCTTTTTCTATCTTGCAAAGTGGAGGaaagtaatttttattttcttggtaTTCCCATTGGTTTCGATCCAAGGAAGGAATCGACATGGAAGCCTTTAGTGTTGAAGTTAAAGAAGCGTTTAGGGAGTTGGAAAAACCGTTTTCTTAACTTGGGAGGTATAGTTACGCTTTTGAAGTTCATCCTCACATCGTTGACTATTTTCACcatgtctttttacaagatgccCTTGAAAGTGGTGAAAGAAGTTAATAGGATTCAAAAGAATTTCTTATGGGGTGGTATGGAGGAAAGAAGAAAGATACATTAG
- the LOC131611049 gene encoding uncharacterized protein LOC131611049 → MKEEVARSFWTSSETGYSFSNSLGMSGRLLVLWNEGKVEVMNSFKGEGFLGIKVLWKGNFYYVVNVYSSCELAKKRSMWHELLKMKDSFVDGEWIIGGDFNAIKNRRERKGRSGGVNNIEVDLFADFINKSLLVDVPCKGEKFSWYSGDGKSMSRIDWFLVADTVVNRWGVIGQLIGERDISDHCPIWLVVENMNWGPKPFRFNNQWFSFDSFLQFVEKEWRNMKVNDRGDFVLKENLRLLKDKLRVWNKEVFGRFDLEEEEGVRDLNMADCCLEEDSDDFLVDNLEKRKEASSRI, encoded by the coding sequence ATGAAAGAGGAGGTGGCGAGGAGTTTTTGGACCTCATCGGAGACTGGGTATTCCTTTTCCAATTCTTTAGGAATGTCAGGACGTTTGTTGGTTTTGTGGAATGAGGGTAAGGTGGAGGTTATGAATAGTTTTAAAGGAGAAGGCTTTTTGGGAATTAAGGTGTTATGGAAGGGTAATTTCTATTATGTTGTGAATGTGTATTCGTCTTGCGAGTTGGCGAAGAAGAGATCGATGTGGCATGAGTTATTAAAGATGAAGGATTCCTTTGTTGATGGTGAATGGATTATAGGAGGGGACTTTAATGCGATTAAAAATAGGAGGGAGAGGAAAGGGAGATCGGGAGGGGTGAATAATATCGAAGTTGACTTATTTGCGGATTTCATTAACAAAAGTCTTTTGGTGGATGTTCCTTGTAAGGGGGAAAAGTTCTCGTGGTATAGTGGTGATGGGAAATCGATGAGTAGAATTGATTGGTTCCTTGTGGCGGATACGGTTGTGAATAGATGGGGGGTGATTGGTCAATTGATTGGCGAAAGGGACATTTCCGATCATTGTCCGATATGGCTTGTGGTGGAAAACATGAATTGGGGTCCGAAACCATTTAGATTCAATAACCAATGGTTTTCTTTCGATTCTTTTTTGCAGTTTGTGGAGAAAGAGTGGAGGAATATGAAAGTGAATGATAGAGGAGATTTTGTCCTTAAAGAAAATCTTAGGCTTTTAAAAGACAAGTTGAGGGTGTGGAATAAGGAGGTCTTTGGTAGGTTCGATTTGGAGGAGGAGGAAGGAGTTCGTGATTTGAATATGGCCGACTGTTGTTTGGAGGAGGATTCCGATGATTTTCTTGTTGATAATTTAGAAAAAAGAAAGGAAGCGTCTAGTAGGATATGA
- the LOC131611050 gene encoding uncharacterized protein LOC131611050 yields the protein MAWQRVNKRLFRNVSSKWDSFPYGGMQVEEGEVVSSFYFSEIPDRSSAGDLFNLFSCVGETVEVVIPSKRNKFGKRFGFVRFKGVKDEKLLAIKLDNIIIDGKKIHVNQPRFVRGSRDGGSRNFGNENQYRGGGREEIKRRFNRTVGKSLSFAEIVQGSNKSKEDKTDTTMLCFKTPTVNLDRWKKTYIGEVLYPGESYNIQTHMEMEGFFSIKVHPLGANLCVLEEMEEGIIKELLEEGIWWWKQWFKNIRPWQTNDVDSERVMWVRLHGVPCHAWCSEFFEKVANLLGNFICVDDNTSAVINLDIARIMMKVPFNFVLKEQMVVTIDGEVFHLVLREDTFGPVRILEKKLEASNGDSNSSSEYDLETIGAISEIEANDFQEEKEQQEGNKVQGADNEKGTEGVKWSGEAKVSSHGKGLDQPSFSVSREVDGVPRENNFLALESATLEIGSSFDKAIHAILELKKKEMDNQNLFHESSSANSFSRAQISRRGGTFAQGSGAVKSASGFDNYSKQRETCGNNQSGDVESVRRWP from the coding sequence ATGGCGTGGCAGAGGGTTAACAAGAGACTGTTTCGTAATGTATCTTCAAAGTGGGATTCTTTTCCGTATGGGGGCATGCAGGTAGAGGAGGGGGAGGTggtttcatctttttatttttcagAGATTCCGGATAGAAGTTCTGCAGGGGATTTGTTTAATCTTTTCAGTTGCGTAGGCGAGACGGTGGAAGTGGTGATTCCTTCTAAACGCAACAAATTTGGTAAACGCTTCGGCTTTGTGAGATTTAAAGGCGTTAAAGATGAGAAACTTCTGGCTATAAAACTCGATAACATCATTATTGATGGGAAAAAGATCCATGTGAACCAACCCAGATTCGTTAGAGGTAGCAGGGACGGTGGGAGCAGAAATTTTGGTAACGAGAATCAATATAGGGGCGGAGGAAGGGAGGAGATTAAGAGGAGGTTTAATAGAACCGTGGGGAAATCTTTATCATTTGCTGAGATAGTGCAAGGTAGCAACAAAAGTAAGGAGGACAAGACTGACACAACAATGCTTTGCTTCAAGACTCCAACTGTGAACTTGGATAGATGGAAGAAAACCTATATTGGTGAGGTGTTATATCCAGGAGAATCTTACAACATTCAAACGCATATGGAGATGGAAGGTTTTTTCTCCATAAAAGTTCATCCTTTGGGCGCGAACCTGTGTGTGTTGGAGGAGATGGAAGAAGGAATAATCAAGGAACTTTTAGAGGAAGGAATATGGTGGTGGAAGCAATGGTTCAAGAACATTAGACCATGGCAAACAAATGACGTAGATTCGGAGAGAGTTATGTGGGTGAGGCTGCATGGAGTGCCATGCCATGCATGGTGCAGTGAGTTCTTTGAGAAAGTTGCTAACCTTTTGGGCAACTTCATTTGTGTTGATGATAACACTAGTGCTGTCATAAATCTGGACATTGCGAGGATAATGATGAAGGTTCCTTTTAACTTTGTTTTAAAGGAGCAGATGGTTGTTACAATCGATGGAGAAGTATTTCATTTGGTGCTCCGTGAAGACACTTTTGGACCAGTTAGGATTCTGGAGAAGAAACTTGAAGCATCTAACGGCGATTCAAATTCCTCTTCCGAATACGATTTGGAAACCATTGGGGCAATCTCAGAGATCGAAGCTAATGATTTTCAAGAAGAGAAGGAGCAACAGGAAGGTAACAAAGTCCAGGGGGCTGATAACGAGAAGGGTACGGAAGGGGTGAAATGGTCCGGCGAGGCTAAGGTTTCTTCTCACGGCAAAGGGCTAGATCAGCCGTCGTTCAGTGTGAGCAGAGAAGTTGATGGGGTTCCTAGGGAAAATAATTTTCTTGCACTAGAGTCAGCCACTTTAGAGATAGGCTCATCTTTTGATAAAGCCATACATGCTATTCTTGAGCTAAAAAAGAAGGAAATGGACAATCAGAACCTTTTTCATGAAAGTTCGTCTGCTAATTCCTTTTCAAGGGCGCAAATATCGAGGCGTGGAGGAACTTTTGCGCAGGGTAGTGGGGCCGTGAAATCTGCAAGCGGTTTTGATAATTATTCAAAACAGAGAGAAACGTGTGGAAATAATCAATCGGGTGACGTGGaaagtgttagacgctggccttag